DNA from Geobacter sulfurreducens PCA:
GTAGGGATCCTTGGCGGCCAGATCGGTGATCCAGAGCATGAAGGGCGCGTGGCGCAACTCAATGGAGAACATGAGCGCCTTGTAGAGCGCGAAGAAGACGGGAATCTGTACGAGCATGGGGAGACACCCGCCCACAGGGTTCACCTTATGGGTCTGGTACAGTTCCATCATGGCGCGGTTCATGGCCTCACGGTCATTCTTGTACTTTTCGCGCAACTGCTGCATCTTCGGCTGGAGCTTCTGCATCTCCTTCATGGACTTGTAGCTGGAGTGGGTTAGCGGGTAGAAGATAACCTTTATGATAACCGTGATGATGATAATGGCTATCCCGTAGTTCCCGGTGTAGTTGTGGAAAAACTTGAGACTGTGGAGAAGGGGCTTAGCCAGCATCGCGAACCAGCCCAGGTTGATCGCCCGCTCCAGGCTGTTGCCCTGTGCCTTGAGAACATCGATATCCTTGGGCCCGAAGAAAAGACGATAGGTAAGCGCCCGGCCCTCACCGGGGTTAAGGGACAGTTCAGGTGAAGAGATGGTGTTCTCCAGATAACCCGAGGCTGTCTTGCGGATGGTTGCTGCCGCCATACTACCCTCGTGAGCCAGTACGGCAGAGAGGAAGTACTTGTCAGCGAATCCGGACCAGAGCGGAGCCGCATGAGTCTTTGCGCCCGACTCCAGGTCCTTCACCTTGTCCTCAAACAGTTTGTCCTGGGCAAAGGTCGCCGGTCCGAAGGTCTCAAACCTGCTCTCCTTGACCTTTGGCACAAGGGGATAGGTCTGGACCGTCTGAACAGGCGAGGATACGCGAGCGCTGCCGCTGTTGGTGACCTGGTACTGTATCTCCAGCCCGTAGCCGTCACCGGAAAAGTTATATGTCTTTGTCACCGTGACGCCGGCCGGCGAAACCCAGGTGAAGGAAAGCTGCTTCTTCTCGCCGGGTCCTACGGTGAGTGCGTCGGCACTCGGGACAAAGACTGCATTCTGGTCAAGACCGAAACCGGGAGCGCGGAGGCCAATGGTGTAATTCGACGGATTGTCCTCGGAAACCAGCGTGACGTTCTTGCCGCCCGGACCAGCCGTCTCATGATACCGCTTCAGATCGAGGCGCTTAATACTCCCGCCCTGGGTGGAAAACGTCACCGAATAGGCAGGAGTGTCG
Protein-coding regions in this window:
- the yidC gene encoding membrane protein insertase YidC, with product MEKRALIAVVLSILFFYGYTALFSPPPKETPKPVATATQSQPAQQVTAAPVPVAVPAQPQPAVAARDVSVDTPAYSVTFSTQGGSIKRLDLKRYHETAGPGGKNVTLVSEDNPSNYTIGLRAPGFGLDQNAVFVPSADALTVGPGEKKQLSFTWVSPAGVTVTKTYNFSGDGYGLEIQYQVTNSGSARVSSPVQTVQTYPLVPKVKESRFETFGPATFAQDKLFEDKVKDLESGAKTHAAPLWSGFADKYFLSAVLAHEGSMAAATIRKTASGYLENTISSPELSLNPGEGRALTYRLFFGPKDIDVLKAQGNSLERAINLGWFAMLAKPLLHSLKFFHNYTGNYGIAIIIITVIIKVIFYPLTHSSYKSMKEMQKLQPKMQQLREKYKNDREAMNRAMMELYQTHKVNPVGGCLPMLVQIPVFFALYKALMFSIELRHAPFMLWITDLAAKDPYYVTPIIMGVTMVIQQKMTPSQMDPVQQKMMMALPVVFTFMFLNFPSGLVLYWLVNNVLTIIQQYYINRSISTAEAK